A genomic stretch from Vibrio coralliilyticus includes:
- a CDS encoding helix-turn-helix domain-containing protein has product MSDLSFDNIFDAICDTKEQASELQTRSDLMIALRDIINEKGWEQKEAAQVMGLTQPRVSDLMNGKIEKFSIDKLMGCLYRIGFRFKPVYQDHTLSMTVQQVG; this is encoded by the coding sequence ATGAGTGATTTAAGTTTTGACAATATTTTTGATGCCATTTGCGACACGAAAGAGCAAGCGTCAGAGTTACAGACACGTTCAGATTTAATGATCGCCTTGCGTGACATTATCAATGAAAAGGGTTGGGAACAGAAAGAAGCAGCTCAAGTCATGGGCTTAACTCAACCAAGAGTCAGCGATCTAATGAACGGTAAAATAGAAAAATTCAGCATTGACAAGCTAATGGGGTGTCTCTACCGAATTGGCTTTAGATTCAAGCCTGTTTATCAAGATCACACGCTTTCAATGACCGTCCAACAAGTCGGCTAA
- a CDS encoding tyrosine-type recombinase/integrase: MTTTELSSLNDFSGLRPEHVNQAIQQGRKYGLSREQSSRIQQAISHLLSEFEKREARYSDNTLTQLKSNWGRFVDWCLTEGHNSLPAAPETVELFFECKKSALHRNSKKSYGWAISKMHRVTGCPDPMIDEMVRDKMIAIYRKKVKSGERITQASPFREKHLDVITEYWRQSPSLLLRRNLSILTVAYETMLRAFELANIRFGDLEFPGDGTAIITIPITKSNHSGDPDTTLLSAEAVSILFEYLDMAKLDASIYESYVFAGITKHNSAMKQKCKIDPDTHERVYRKLSTQTIEIAFNEAWSALNLGRVGVAPFTGHSARVGACQDLLEEGYTIPQIQQAGRWSTPNMIMRYGRAILARDSAMARKRSSRQ; this comes from the coding sequence ATGACAACCACTGAATTATCTTCTTTGAACGATTTTTCTGGATTGCGTCCAGAGCATGTAAACCAGGCGATTCAGCAAGGCAGAAAATATGGGTTATCTCGTGAGCAATCATCAAGAATTCAGCAGGCCATCAGTCACTTGTTAAGTGAATTTGAAAAAAGAGAAGCGCGCTATTCAGATAATACTTTGACACAACTTAAGTCGAATTGGGGGCGGTTTGTTGATTGGTGTTTAACAGAAGGACATAATTCTCTTCCGGCGGCACCAGAAACGGTGGAGTTGTTTTTCGAGTGTAAAAAAAGCGCCCTTCATAGGAATTCTAAAAAATCCTATGGCTGGGCGATTTCTAAGATGCATCGAGTTACCGGTTGTCCTGACCCCATGATCGATGAAATGGTCAGAGACAAAATGATTGCCATCTATAGAAAAAAGGTGAAGTCCGGTGAAAGAATAACTCAGGCATCCCCGTTCCGTGAAAAACATCTGGATGTTATTACGGAATATTGGCGACAATCCCCTTCTCTTTTGTTACGCCGTAACCTTTCAATTTTGACCGTTGCCTATGAGACAATGCTGCGAGCATTTGAATTGGCCAACATTCGATTTGGTGATTTGGAATTTCCTGGTGACGGAACTGCAATAATTACTATTCCAATCACTAAGTCAAATCACTCTGGCGATCCCGATACAACTTTATTGAGCGCAGAGGCTGTAAGTATTTTGTTTGAGTACTTAGACATGGCCAAGCTCGATGCCAGTATTTATGAATCATATGTATTTGCGGGCATAACTAAACACAATTCAGCAATGAAACAGAAATGTAAAATAGACCCAGACACCCACGAGAGAGTCTATCGCAAACTTAGCACTCAAACTATAGAGATAGCATTCAACGAAGCTTGGAGTGCTCTGAATCTTGGTCGGGTTGGTGTAGCGCCGTTCACTGGCCACAGTGCTAGGGTTGGAGCTTGCCAGGATCTATTAGAGGAAGGGTATACTATTCCCCAAATCCAGCAGGCTGGTAGGTGGTCAACTCCAAACATGATTATGCGTTACGGGCGTGCGATTCTCGCTAGAGACAGTGCGATGGCTCGAAAGCGAAGTAGTCGGCAATAA
- a CDS encoding type II toxin-antitoxin system RelE/ParE family toxin, translating into MKRFEFVNKQSKKEFDNFPDHIRLRFGNDLNAIAQGKAPFSKFKHITDSVGVGAVELIENGRPAYRTVYVAKFGDTVWILHSFVKTTNGVDRKAMDTAKKRYKAMKKRIEES; encoded by the coding sequence ATGAAGCGATTTGAATTTGTTAATAAGCAGTCGAAAAAAGAATTCGACAACTTTCCAGACCACATACGCTTGCGATTCGGTAATGACTTAAACGCTATAGCTCAAGGCAAAGCCCCGTTTAGTAAATTCAAGCACATTACTGACTCTGTAGGGGTAGGGGCTGTCGAGTTAATTGAGAATGGTCGTCCTGCCTATAGAACGGTCTACGTGGCTAAATTTGGTGATACTGTTTGGATACTTCATTCGTTTGTTAAGACAACAAATGGAGTGGATCGCAAAGCAATGGACACTGCAAAGAAACGCTATAAGGCGATGAAAAAACGAATCGAAGAAAGTTGA
- a CDS encoding UvrD-helicase domain-containing protein → MKFKGFELTEEQLKVLSSAKQLKPGIPLIIDAGAGATKTFTSNAVASKVFMEKNILVLAYNSIIVEEMKEEFPDNCTVLTAHSFAKKHIKPFKEERLNTPVTIKLVDSELKLPEQIEGVSKQSFASIILKAINKYCVSDSSSIDEFVAANLSRFLKPNQLAAKDSLITYTKKLWTSMTDRASRFPTTHDVYLKEFVLDLEMGKIQLDYDVVILDEGQDTTPVVRRMLELLHAIVLIVGDKYQAIYEWRDAVNVMEGYIGNGNPVNRLTTCYRFGPEVAELANMLINEYYGVNPEFSGNPNKSTEIIVREPTSRPAQSLMLFRTNSELMSSLINKYEQGYSCCILKKPQEYVSLIDDAQRLYSGQKLLKGPLRLFNDWTEFSEHARSESGGEFKAFYDNIEKYGFAQIRSVVMKSSGAAKENADFVFATAHATKGIEHNSVVIGPDFDVFLNRAEGSTKKQEVNLLYVALTRAKLNLDISQCYTLQSLLNRPSNKLLSMNKMRKKREAASALFG, encoded by the coding sequence ATGAAATTTAAAGGGTTTGAACTAACAGAAGAACAACTAAAAGTCTTGAGCTCAGCCAAACAACTCAAGCCAGGCATTCCCCTAATAATAGATGCTGGTGCTGGTGCCACCAAGACATTCACATCCAATGCAGTTGCATCGAAAGTTTTCATGGAAAAAAACATCCTTGTTCTAGCATACAACTCTATTATTGTCGAAGAGATGAAGGAAGAATTTCCAGATAACTGCACTGTGCTGACAGCACATTCTTTTGCGAAAAAGCACATCAAACCATTCAAGGAAGAGCGGCTAAATACGCCTGTTACAATAAAATTAGTAGATAGTGAATTAAAGCTACCAGAGCAAATAGAAGGAGTGTCTAAACAATCATTCGCTTCAATCATATTAAAAGCTATCAACAAATACTGCGTTTCGGACAGCTCTTCAATTGATGAGTTTGTTGCCGCTAACTTGTCCCGTTTCCTAAAACCAAACCAATTGGCAGCGAAAGATAGTCTGATTACGTACACAAAAAAACTGTGGACATCGATGACGGATAGAGCATCTCGCTTTCCGACAACTCATGATGTCTATTTGAAGGAATTCGTACTAGATCTAGAGATGGGAAAAATACAACTAGATTATGATGTTGTCATCCTAGATGAAGGACAAGATACGACACCTGTCGTTAGACGGATGTTAGAGTTACTACATGCAATCGTTCTAATAGTTGGAGATAAGTACCAAGCAATATACGAGTGGCGTGATGCAGTGAATGTGATGGAGGGTTATATAGGAAATGGTAATCCAGTAAATCGTTTAACGACTTGTTATCGATTTGGACCAGAAGTGGCTGAGTTGGCTAACATGCTAATCAATGAATATTACGGCGTTAATCCCGAGTTCTCTGGAAACCCTAACAAGTCAACCGAAATAATAGTTCGAGAACCTACATCTCGACCAGCGCAATCACTGATGTTATTTCGCACTAATTCAGAATTAATGTCATCCTTGATAAATAAATATGAACAAGGTTATTCATGTTGCATTCTAAAGAAACCACAAGAATATGTTAGCCTCATTGATGATGCTCAGCGGCTATACAGCGGTCAAAAACTACTAAAAGGACCATTGCGACTGTTTAATGATTGGACTGAGTTTAGTGAGCATGCACGCTCGGAAAGCGGAGGAGAGTTCAAAGCATTCTACGACAATATCGAGAAATACGGCTTTGCCCAAATTCGAAGTGTCGTAATGAAGAGCAGCGGCGCAGCGAAGGAAAATGCAGACTTCGTTTTCGCCACCGCACACGCTACAAAAGGAATTGAACACAATAGTGTGGTGATAGGTCCAGATTTTGATGTATTTCTTAATAGAGCTGAAGGAAGTACGAAAAAACAAGAAGTGAACCTATTATATGTTGCGTTAACACGTGCAAAATTAAACTTAGACATTTCACAATGTTACACTTTGCAAAGTCTATTAAATAGGCCATCCAACAAACTATTATCCATGAATAAAATGAGAAAGAAACGTGAAGCTGCTAGCGCACTATTCGGCTAA
- a CDS encoding PD-(D/E)XK nuclease-like domain-containing protein yields MEDGSLLHCMLLEEASFSQKYVISKDYDAIHKDNPLYFSDVDKLKSFVTQHNKVYSELKKKLVESIKEFNEESKQEHKKITTYEQLPPKARTAKASKAATHRLFAKVMDELLIEVDASSSESQQVKQIEVLVSTFEQEISLAISDMKAFSESSTLQKVAAVNSLVGTLRSIFAAKNDEDKLKCVPTEWYYAEISESAKAKAISSYNRSQANGVKKELLNDKASPQEMIEQLKRECSPVISKLNDSYGQNLNFYCSKIVTVGGKKTCDSTYSCREVLADIKRVYNGAPVLRNELIDEEERIAGLNNQTLISQEQYDHAKRIVDAALNHPKAGPILRAPGNQYEVAMFWNEIIQHDALSELPDTETQSLNNDPRKRQVLCKAKADILNLSMNFISDTKFMSTIEFDAMERDAGKFTYHVQASFYKNGFNQIVKSLPDGPEELTEFALILIEKDAKKLGDDEIKPTRIRVAKYKVHHLERASRMTEYALVLTEVWNSTGNYDGFEDVDDIDVPAYQVKAEERWIANANQRLTKSNLTDTPVLQKNDGIDDLMPDFDLIANAR; encoded by the coding sequence ATGGAAGACGGTAGCCTGCTCCACTGCATGCTTTTGGAAGAAGCTTCATTTAGCCAAAAATACGTCATCAGTAAAGATTACGATGCTATACATAAAGACAATCCACTTTACTTCTCTGATGTAGACAAGCTAAAGAGCTTCGTAACACAACATAATAAAGTTTACTCAGAACTTAAAAAAAAGCTGGTGGAATCAATCAAGGAGTTCAACGAGGAATCAAAACAAGAACATAAAAAAATAACCACCTACGAACAATTACCACCAAAAGCAAGAACAGCTAAAGCATCAAAGGCAGCAACGCATCGTCTGTTTGCAAAAGTAATGGACGAACTACTCATTGAAGTAGATGCTAGCTCCTCAGAAAGCCAGCAAGTCAAACAAATCGAAGTGCTTGTTAGCACATTTGAGCAAGAGATCAGTCTCGCTATTTCTGATATGAAAGCTTTTAGTGAGTCCTCTACCCTCCAGAAAGTTGCTGCCGTTAATTCTTTAGTTGGAACTCTTCGCAGTATATTTGCCGCAAAAAATGATGAAGATAAATTGAAATGCGTTCCAACCGAGTGGTATTACGCCGAAATTTCTGAATCAGCCAAGGCGAAGGCCATATCAAGTTACAACCGTTCACAAGCCAATGGTGTAAAAAAGGAGCTTCTTAATGACAAAGCGTCTCCTCAAGAAATGATTGAGCAACTAAAGAGAGAATGTTCGCCTGTTATCTCAAAACTAAACGATTCTTACGGCCAAAATCTGAATTTCTATTGCAGTAAGATCGTTACAGTCGGCGGTAAGAAAACCTGTGATTCCACTTATAGCTGTCGTGAAGTTCTTGCTGATATCAAGCGTGTCTATAATGGCGCTCCGGTATTACGTAACGAGCTCATTGATGAAGAGGAACGCATCGCCGGACTCAATAACCAAACACTAATTTCCCAAGAACAATACGACCATGCGAAGAGAATTGTCGATGCAGCTCTTAATCACCCAAAGGCGGGACCAATATTAAGAGCGCCAGGTAATCAGTATGAAGTGGCAATGTTTTGGAATGAAATCATACAACATGATGCTCTATCAGAACTGCCTGATACAGAAACTCAATCACTCAACAATGATCCACGAAAGAGGCAAGTTCTCTGTAAAGCTAAAGCAGATATTCTTAATTTATCGATGAACTTCATATCTGACACTAAGTTCATGTCGACTATCGAGTTTGATGCGATGGAAAGAGATGCAGGAAAATTCACGTACCACGTTCAAGCTTCTTTCTATAAAAACGGATTCAATCAAATAGTAAAGTCCTTACCTGATGGCCCCGAAGAGTTGACCGAATTCGCTCTGATTCTAATTGAGAAAGACGCGAAAAAACTAGGCGATGATGAAATCAAACCTACTCGTATCAGAGTCGCTAAATATAAAGTGCATCATCTAGAAAGAGCTAGTCGAATGACAGAGTACGCTTTAGTGCTAACTGAGGTTTGGAACTCTACTGGCAATTATGATGGATTTGAAGATGTCGACGATATTGATGTGCCAGCCTATCAAGTTAAAGCAGAAGAAAGATGGATTGCAAACGCCAATCAAAGACTGACGAAGTCAAATCTGACTGACACTCCTGTTTTGCAGAAAAACGATGGTATTGATGATCTTATGCCTGATTTCGACTTGATTGCGAACGCAAGGTAA
- a CDS encoding site-specific integrase, which translates to MKGRPIELTEFRQLITKNTPRNDEYALLKAMPLYLACMAGLRELEIALLPTRSFINVNGTLNELVDIPESIAHKGKPRTIIIIPELQRLIEQYINLLKKSGFNTHPSDTFQGLAPDSVFILSESFEPYKIQSRGSTSRTERIVSQELNLHMDACIERAGLKNVGISRKSLLRRFVIEMYLSEIHPKDIAYISGLGEGSVAQTLMMNLSQYQPLLNHFTNRDKRKEQTKKRNVQKRKWLLD; encoded by the coding sequence GTGAAAGGTAGACCGATTGAATTGACTGAATTTCGGCAGTTGATAACGAAAAATACACCAAGAAATGATGAGTACGCTCTATTGAAAGCAATGCCCTTGTATTTGGCTTGCATGGCAGGTCTGAGAGAGCTAGAGATAGCTTTGCTGCCAACGCGATCATTTATTAATGTGAACGGAACACTAAACGAGCTTGTTGATATACCTGAGTCGATAGCTCATAAAGGTAAACCAAGAACGATTATTATCATTCCAGAGCTTCAACGACTGATTGAGCAGTACATTAATTTGTTGAAAAAGAGTGGGTTCAACACTCATCCAAGCGACACATTTCAAGGTCTGGCCCCTGACAGTGTGTTCATTCTTAGTGAGAGTTTTGAACCTTACAAGATCCAGAGTCGGGGTAGTACATCGAGAACTGAACGCATTGTGTCACAAGAACTTAACTTGCACATGGATGCTTGCATCGAAAGAGCTGGTCTAAAAAATGTTGGGATCTCTCGTAAAAGCCTCCTTAGACGCTTCGTGATTGAAATGTACCTGTCAGAAATACACCCAAAGGATATTGCGTATATATCAGGATTAGGCGAAGGGAGTGTTGCTCAAACATTGATGATGAACCTAAGCCAGTATCAACCATTACTTAACCACTTTACTAATCGAGATAAACGCAAAGAGCAGACCAAAAAGCGAAACGTGCAGAAGCGTAAGTGGCTGTTAGATTAA
- a CDS encoding ParA family protein: protein MDQQQTATLFANLQDKGREYLARSRNRIEKEERSYQNKEVHAFFGLDPRTTKKYALEACGIADIKNLTLTQMCDIRDALPQNLRVALKFERKENQHCQVIAVQNQKGGVGKSTHATTSATGLALEYHQEYRIGFIDLDAQHNASSFWLDNLESDEHVSAGELIIGEYELDEGETEKEFFSSCFLPTSIPNLRILPASQLHRSYEFKFHQQLNSGNREDPYRRLKHIIDTVSDEFDIIIIDTPPSSGFVTLNAYFAATAVVIPVQFNEVDVEATCSYFNFIPDLWQMMADLGHPGYDFVKIQATNYDENSNSELDIKNKFLTQFGSYTYGAQFFSSEAVKVCNNLNSTLFEMSASQYPMTKKSFQRAQTNAGNVVSELHHDILNAWSSREGL from the coding sequence ATGGACCAGCAGCAGACGGCAACCCTTTTTGCAAACCTTCAAGATAAAGGACGTGAATATCTAGCGCGGTCGAGAAATCGTATTGAGAAAGAGGAACGTTCGTATCAAAACAAAGAAGTTCACGCATTTTTCGGATTGGACCCACGGACAACGAAGAAATATGCCTTGGAAGCGTGTGGTATAGCGGACATCAAAAATTTAACCTTAACTCAGATGTGTGATATCAGAGATGCTCTTCCACAAAATCTACGTGTTGCGCTAAAATTTGAGCGTAAAGAAAACCAGCATTGTCAGGTAATTGCAGTACAAAATCAGAAGGGTGGCGTAGGCAAATCTACACATGCGACAACTAGTGCAACTGGATTAGCTCTTGAGTATCACCAAGAATATCGCATTGGCTTTATTGATTTGGATGCTCAACACAATGCGTCATCATTTTGGTTAGACAACTTGGAGAGTGACGAGCATGTTTCTGCTGGTGAGCTAATTATAGGTGAGTATGAATTAGATGAAGGGGAAACAGAAAAGGAGTTTTTCTCTAGTTGTTTTTTACCCACATCTATTCCTAATTTGAGAATCCTACCCGCATCGCAGTTACACCGTTCTTACGAGTTTAAGTTCCACCAGCAACTTAATAGCGGCAATAGAGAAGACCCTTACAGACGCTTGAAGCACATCATCGATACAGTTTCCGATGAGTTTGACATCATAATCATCGACACTCCTCCTTCTAGTGGTTTTGTAACGCTCAATGCGTACTTCGCCGCAACAGCTGTAGTGATACCAGTCCAATTCAATGAGGTTGATGTCGAAGCTACATGCAGCTACTTCAACTTTATTCCAGATCTCTGGCAGATGATGGCTGATCTTGGCCACCCTGGTTATGACTTCGTAAAAATACAAGCAACCAACTATGATGAAAATTCAAACTCAGAACTTGACATAAAAAATAAGTTTTTAACGCAGTTTGGTTCATACACATATGGTGCACAATTCTTCTCAAGTGAAGCAGTTAAGGTTTGTAACAACCTAAATTCCACTCTATTCGAGATGTCTGCGAGTCAATATCCAATGACCAAGAAGTCTTTTCAACGAGCGCAGACAAATGCGGGGAATGTGGTGTCCGAGTTGCATCATGATATTTTGAACGCTTGGTCAAGTAGGGAGGGATTATAA
- a CDS encoding replication initiator protein RctB domain-containing protein produces MLAIERNSRKSFYFTKDRPAPISESVLATFSGKTAQRAFLEALDELHKKSPPHSVIEFADIEDKLNRPGDDNYIRRMFNKKPLCDYIQQIEFSSEANQAQKWAKCYSLNYEKLSGLPNDNVKDGTASKPSIVAQENRAAKELGYNKSITASMSIATAEVTRFVSFARSSTQTEDTLTDGKNGYVKIHTGNKRIVAVQDVVVILACVYLTYAYHKYRLPYYQQNKIKHPPNQTLLSLSAIRSVLKKPRNPDVYKMIRESLDVTRDTAYDFMGELKIDGGSTSKEKGIKRRRILECDAILNTLPSNKAEARTAFYDANIFILKWDDELFSSIIQSSALFALPKELITIDPVLVVLYLKLRGMDRLKVTKGWGAEINTALNQFLHNYLTLTTQEFFKVLRKYSRKKIDMDGLDIAVSDDTATLYLFGYELTLNSEVNEITIVARRDIVYQYANVDPEREAPTHWNELAAMLMEIIETDDEVNARQEQRVLEQKQYGNYTVVRDPAIEKSCVITCYTDDSTLSVLATMFQSFELKQAELLEMFKNIRSACEPVNIGKVSLKNLIHEMLNYYNNIDGVSIDNLVVYFSSRADLAKRVERMMRNGLTIDEDIMSDIVTYLDS; encoded by the coding sequence ATGCTAGCAATCGAACGTAACTCTAGAAAATCGTTTTACTTTACCAAAGACAGGCCTGCTCCTATCAGCGAAAGTGTATTAGCAACTTTTTCAGGAAAAACTGCTCAGAGGGCGTTTCTGGAAGCATTAGATGAGTTACATAAAAAGTCACCTCCACACAGCGTAATTGAATTCGCTGACATCGAAGACAAATTAAATAGACCAGGTGATGATAATTACATAAGGAGGATGTTTAATAAAAAGCCTCTGTGTGATTACATCCAACAGATAGAATTTAGTAGTGAAGCGAATCAAGCCCAAAAATGGGCCAAGTGCTATAGCCTAAATTATGAAAAACTATCAGGTTTACCAAATGATAATGTAAAGGACGGTACCGCATCTAAACCAAGCATTGTTGCTCAGGAAAACAGAGCGGCCAAAGAGCTTGGATACAACAAAAGTATTACAGCATCGATGTCTATAGCTACAGCTGAAGTTACCAGGTTTGTAAGTTTTGCTCGCTCATCAACTCAAACCGAAGATACATTGACTGATGGTAAAAATGGGTATGTTAAAATACACACCGGCAACAAACGTATTGTTGCTGTACAGGACGTTGTAGTTATACTTGCTTGTGTATATTTAACATATGCATACCATAAATACAGACTTCCTTATTACCAACAGAACAAGATCAAGCACCCACCTAATCAAACGTTACTATCACTAAGTGCAATACGAAGTGTTTTGAAGAAACCCCGTAATCCTGATGTTTATAAGATGATCCGAGAATCTCTCGATGTTACACGTGACACAGCATATGACTTCATGGGTGAGCTAAAAATTGACGGCGGTAGCACCTCAAAAGAAAAAGGGATTAAGCGAAGACGAATCCTAGAATGTGACGCAATACTTAACACCCTACCTAGCAATAAAGCAGAAGCAAGAACTGCCTTTTATGATGCCAATATTTTTATATTAAAGTGGGACGATGAGTTGTTCTCGTCCATCATTCAAAGCTCGGCACTTTTCGCTCTGCCTAAAGAGCTTATAACCATTGACCCGGTGTTAGTTGTGTTGTACCTCAAACTCCGTGGTATGGACAGGCTAAAAGTCACCAAAGGATGGGGCGCTGAAATAAACACAGCCCTAAACCAATTTCTGCACAACTATCTGACACTAACTACTCAAGAATTTTTTAAAGTTCTTCGCAAGTACTCACGAAAAAAGATCGATATGGACGGCCTTGACATTGCTGTCAGTGACGACACCGCCACGTTATATTTGTTTGGATATGAATTAACACTCAATTCTGAAGTGAATGAAATAACGATTGTTGCTAGAAGAGACATTGTTTATCAGTACGCCAATGTTGATCCAGAACGAGAAGCTCCTACACATTGGAACGAACTTGCAGCAATGTTAATGGAAATTATTGAAACTGATGATGAAGTAAACGCACGACAAGAACAACGAGTGCTTGAGCAGAAGCAGTATGGCAACTATACAGTTGTTCGCGACCCCGCAATCGAGAAATCATGTGTGATTACTTGTTATACCGATGATAGCACTCTAAGTGTATTGGCTACAATGTTCCAAAGCTTCGAACTGAAACAGGCTGAGCTACTAGAAATGTTCAAAAATATTCGAAGCGCATGTGAGCCAGTGAACATTGGTAAAGTTTCGCTAAAAAACCTCATTCATGAAATGCTCAATTATTACAACAATATAGATGGTGTTTCGATAGATAACCTCGTTGTTTATTTCTCATCTAGAGCAGACCTAGCTAAACGTGTGGAGCGCATGATGCGAAACGGTCTAACAATAGACGAAGATATCATGAGTGACATCGTCACATATCTGGATTCGTAA
- a CDS encoding DNA/RNA non-specific endonuclease, which translates to MKGVLTSALLALAISSTAHAELVHVKYKLFSVTLDCSTKSAVSWSYSPKPDSNNFKRHDSFYFDPNVPTRCQQTSQGTYKSHGEVKYDRGHLVPANAMDSDELAITQSNSMVNVLPMAAQMNRGAWYQTELYVECRRDIAPVSVYGGVWAGESPQDGNFMISHGIMAPQAFWKVVVTENNVISWWIPNSPEATKSNIDLYITSVSEIEERAGVSIQIPEYMKTLKAASTNAMLSGCNYS; encoded by the coding sequence ATGAAAGGTGTTTTAACTTCAGCCTTACTGGCCCTAGCAATATCAAGTACTGCCCACGCCGAGTTAGTACACGTGAAGTACAAGCTTTTTTCCGTAACGCTTGACTGCTCTACTAAGTCGGCAGTCTCTTGGAGCTATTCTCCTAAGCCGGATAGTAATAATTTCAAAAGGCATGACTCATTTTACTTTGATCCCAATGTCCCCACTCGATGCCAACAAACCTCCCAAGGAACTTACAAAAGCCATGGTGAGGTCAAGTACGATCGTGGCCACTTAGTTCCAGCAAATGCAATGGATTCCGACGAACTTGCCATCACTCAGTCCAATAGCATGGTTAACGTATTACCCATGGCTGCACAAATGAACAGGGGCGCTTGGTATCAAACAGAGCTGTATGTGGAGTGTCGTCGAGACATCGCCCCAGTATCAGTATACGGAGGAGTGTGGGCTGGGGAATCACCACAGGATGGCAATTTCATGATCTCTCACGGCATCATGGCGCCGCAAGCATTTTGGAAAGTGGTTGTCACGGAAAATAATGTTATTAGCTGGTGGATACCCAACTCGCCTGAAGCGACCAAATCCAATATCGATCTATACATTACCTCTGTCAGTGAAATTGAGGAGCGAGCTGGCGTGTCGATACAAATCCCTGAATACATGAAGACGCTCAAAGCCGCTTCGACTAACGCGATGTTGTCAGGCTGCAACTACAGCTAA
- a CDS encoding DNA replication terminus site-binding protein: MEKPNCTVHSESTGITPDSIYECICLIESKTEELIKLLSECDTHHCEIAIPPKAFVDEDGHDSVYEEISSIELDRLIGNDATEAYLNHLRFQQRHESAPAPGLQISQIAARRMIGLIHLKPMNEDAKTQIENLIDCINDLKSHVKKALSDYYPNSMARTRKFYKKYVPDILPKSITRLIRFSKETVTRVHFSWLANGYSQEKYSYEEVKTIIEDTNLKLSKEIGMDYAELCEKDFAKLKPGEIYYRFLPGKINPRHRLTIREGGANIRKLPVRSVVPLLLLQNEPLLDYTPIADVRSISELQPNRNRKRVERIPVIEKLGFYKNGSAKQ; the protein is encoded by the coding sequence ATGGAAAAGCCAAACTGCACAGTCCATAGTGAATCTACTGGTATAACACCAGATTCAATCTATGAATGCATTTGTTTAATCGAATCAAAGACAGAAGAGTTAATAAAACTACTCTCTGAATGTGATACACATCACTGTGAAATTGCGATTCCACCCAAAGCTTTTGTTGACGAAGATGGCCATGATTCTGTTTATGAGGAAATCAGTAGCATTGAATTGGATAGGCTTATTGGAAATGATGCCACTGAAGCGTATTTGAATCATTTACGGTTCCAGCAACGGCATGAGAGCGCACCAGCTCCAGGGCTCCAAATATCTCAAATAGCAGCAAGAAGGATGATAGGTCTCATTCATTTAAAGCCAATGAATGAGGATGCAAAGACGCAAATTGAAAATCTGATTGACTGTATAAATGACTTGAAAAGCCACGTTAAGAAGGCGTTGTCAGACTATTACCCGAATAGCATGGCTAGAACTCGAAAATTCTATAAGAAGTATGTCCCTGACATCCTTCCAAAGAGCATAACGCGACTTATCCGCTTTTCTAAAGAAACTGTTACGAGGGTGCATTTTTCATGGCTTGCTAATGGATATAGCCAAGAGAAATATTCTTATGAGGAAGTGAAAACAATTATAGAGGACACTAACCTCAAGTTATCAAAAGAAATTGGAATGGATTATGCCGAACTATGTGAAAAGGACTTCGCCAAGCTAAAACCAGGTGAAATTTACTATCGTTTTCTACCAGGGAAAATTAACCCTAGGCACAGGCTGACGATAAGGGAAGGGGGGGCAAATATCAGAAAACTCCCTGTCAGGTCAGTGGTTCCTCTCCTATTACTACAGAATGAACCGTTACTAGACTATACGCCGATAGCAGATGTGCGTTCAATATCTGAACTTCAACCAAACAGAAATAGGAAACGTGTTGAAAGAATACCTGTAATAGAAAAGCTAGGGTTCTATAAAAATGGAAGCGCTAAACAATAG